TAGCATTAGCTGCTCGAAGATAATAATTAGAATCTAAGGCCAACCACTATTAACAGACAGATCAACGTCATTCAACAGTGAATTGCGAATAAAATTCAGCGAACGCTTTAAcagtgacagacggtttggtgcaaccgttGAAAATAGTGGTCAGATTTTATGATCGTACTTCGTATTTTGTGGTTAAAGAATTTATTTTCTCATAAAGAAATTTAACATTTCACTTAAATAGAGAAAATACAGGATAATTCATAAAATATGAGTGAGCATTTTTCTACGTGGCGTATTTTTGCGGTGTTAAAAAGCGACATATTTTATTAAGCGTAGATAACGCCATACAACATACACATGGAGGCGTAGTAAAGACATGAACACCATGTGACAAGCTGTGTCTGTGTTGTAGTGGTACGTAGGAAACTCTGAAGTTCTTAGAAAAGGCTACTTAGAGATCATATAACAAAAAGaggcatattatttatgaaaatataactcttTATACTTGTTTTGAGGTACATATATGCAATATGGTCGTTATCTGTGTTTCAGGATTGATGGCAATTTGGAAATTGTACGTCGAGCGTTATTCCAATTTCGACCTAAGAATTTTTTcgtattactatttataacgattttcattgtgggctcagccaacaacagagttacagtaggcttcagttatagtttcataatgaagcctagttcttgtacgtctgtttattttttaaattacacatttaatcgcttttgtagttattcaacggatgatcatagagaagcatgtcattcaagagtgacgtcaaaagtttacatcgcacagttgtgcggttaataaaaaatactggcaaaaaattgtatatcagtagtttttgatatccctcagtattcatatgacactgttcaaaaaatcttgcttaaattattttgtgtcaaaaaagcttgaatcccgatgggtacctcatgaatttcatacaaaacctccgaggacctaaaatcgccatacaaaaaaggcattggaagaatgagctgtgtgcgcttcagggtaatcctatcctaatgaaaatttgtacgcgtgGTGAGAAAGAGATGAAgcacgcattaaaataaagagtaacgtccTAATTACTTCAGCTTTGTCTATTCTAAACACTTTCAGTTTGCCCCTCGTAGTGATGCAAACCGGTTTTGAATTGTATGGAAAAACCGGTTAATAACCGAAATTTCTTACAAATAAAGCCGGTTTGCGTTCCTTAGCCACAGGTGTCCTAaataatctaacagatggcACTATACGTAATTTATGATCTCCGACACGGCCATCCCCACATTGTCCGCGTCACTGAGTATGTTCTCTTCGAAAATATTCTAATACGCCTTTACTACCTTGTTATTTGTACGTCTCTaattatacctcgtttttttttagcattagaaaaaaggtaaacaatcttgatgtgtcttttaatcgaaaaacacaatttaaaaataagttacggcaaatatgttaactattatgaatctaatacgatcatttatattcttctgctttcataagtaatagtttttggtttttaaaaagcctttttcaattaaaagacatgtcaagatcgcttaccttcttgcaagttctttctaatgctaaaaaaacgaactatagcgttGGAAGAATCCCATCCGTGCCTGTAAAAAGTGtaaaacatttaataatgggGTTCTTCCCGTTGGGGGTGTTGGATCTCTCTACACTCTGATTACAGTTCTGTATCGtcggcctaaatcgcaaacctcgtTACTCCCCCGGACCACTACGactacgaggtttgcgacttaggccggTATACTACTCTCAATTGCGGATAATCTAAACTAAAACATATCTTATTGACATAAGTGCCAATccaaaatgtattttattgtataacctaaattaaaataattaaatgaatgtTGCATATTAAACGCCGACGGTGTCGGACGTAATTGTTAGTTATATTTAACTTTACTATGTAgataagtatacatttttattcgGGTATATTACAtcatttaaaataaagattatgtaatatgtatacgATTGTTGAGAATAATTGTTATATTCATATAATTATttaccaaataatattttttgtaaataaatcaaatgaaatcAAGTGTCTTCCAAATcgataatttgacataatatgcaaataatattttgaaaacGTTTACCATTTATTGTTAATTATACGTACATTTTAAGCATAATAAGGTTTTGGGGGTTTTATTATAAAGTAGGTAGATAAGTGAGTAAAGTGTGTTCTTAATGGAAGACCATAATATGATATTGttgttacatttaaataataacattaattttaaattatttgaagTGAAAAGAGGaccaaaattatatattttacctGTGATATTACCCATATCTTTTCGTCATTGTTTCTATTATAGTGTAAGAAAGTGGCTTCaaatatgtttaaaatatagctGTATTTATATAAACTATATCTAGATATGATTACTTTATTAATACAAGGGTTATGTtattatgttttgttgaagtttCTGTATATTGAGTACTTTTTACacgaaatatattattattataaattatttattcatgAATTTTTATTTACGCAGATCCTATATTTATGAATCAATAATATTAGGTGGGTAGCATATTTTTAGGGTACCCATAAGaaaataatagtaaaaatacatatttgtttttcaagggggcaaagttgcaGTTTAACCcccgtgctaatattgatatacGACCAAACGAAATataccaaaattgaaccacgagtaTAGCGAGtatttcgaaaatggaatcttgagcgttgcgagggtttcaaggcacgaggatTAACACTTTCGgaaccgggcaaaaaacggcgcactaccccagaaaccggtcgtctatatctgcgtacaaaacaacccgctgggcgggttgtccggcatctgagcaaacattacgagtgcctaccaggcgggttctcggtagtgAAAGTGTTAAACAAACtgccaccgagtgaaacacaaaatttttaccacaccaacccgaagaaaatattaaatgtaaaatatcaaacaaaatcaaatccaaatgaatgttattaaataatgatcatccaaaatcatcatttaaaagtcaattctaccagagaacataagaaaacaactcaaaatttgcatttgattgctttgcctcacatgtgaataaaatgcaactttgctatcagtttttgaagtgcaaagtaagcgtttccgagctgatgtggtgaaatagttatttgttttacaagggggcaaagttgttgtttaaccgctcgtgctaatattgatacccgagcaagcgaaagattccaaaattgaaccacgagcgtagcgagtggttcgaaaaatggaatcttgagcgttgcgagggtttcaaggcacgagggttaaacaaaatttgcccccgagtgaaacacaaaatttttcaccacaccaacccgaagcaaatattaaatgtaaaatatccaacaaaatcaaaccaaatcaaatccaaatgaatgttattaaatatttatcatccaaaatcatcatttaaaagtcaattctaccagcaaacataagaaaacaactcaaaatttgcatttgattactttgcctcacatgtggataaaatgcaactttgctattcgttttcgaagtgcaaagtaagcctttccgagctggtgtggtgaaaagtcaATTCCTCCGGCCACAATAAGGAAACAACTCCAAATTATGCAGATACTCGTATTATTATGATCACGTTTAATGAAAACATGTAACAAATTACAATGTCTGTTTAATCTGTTCTTCTAACGACCATATTTATTcaccaaaaatatacatatacataaagTGGTTTCATGTCTTATTAAACGCGACAACTGTTGTCTCCGAACCCCGGCTCGCGGGCCGGGTTtagcccgcgggccggggtttggagagccctgagTTAGTGCATCTATGTATATGTATTCATCTCCCTACCACAGGATTTACAAATGACATCAACTCAATCAACTGTATTGCGCGACCGAACAATGCATCACATTTATCTATACAACCAAAAATTACGTATCTCTACATTCCAACACAACAATAGATCTCTTAGCCACAGACATATTTAAATAGACATCGTGTGTGTCGCGCTCACGTCGCGCTACAACAGGCATTTCTATTTATACagggccaaaaaataagtgcattcgaTGCGATtttggagttggtcccatagtaaaagttgctcagtataatcccaaaacctccctggcaacgggaatgcacttattttttggccatcgTATATATGCGTGTATACAGAGAGAGCTCTGAGTGCTATTATGTAAATTATCACTATTTAATTGATTTTGGGTTTTTTCAGATTTAGAACTTCTCGATTTTGAAGAGATTTAGTTTATTCAGAAGTCACAAAAATTATAGTGAATCAATAGTAAACTAGACCAAGATAAGataaatctgcaacgattttgatagcacacgcagtgcaagtgttatttatacgtcataatttcatagaagtttgacgttttaaatagcactgcactgcgtgtgctttcaaaatcgttgcagacttgtcttggtctgactctagctaCATTTTTACTGGGAAATTGTCACTCCGATGTCTCTGATATCCCCCGTCGCAGGGGATGACAGAatatacgtacctacctatatacttTCGTACCTACTTCTACTGTTTAATTTACCTTTCCTTTCAAAATTGACATATTTTAGTTCAAAtgacctatacttcgttttttttagcattagaaataaggtaaacaatcttgatgtgtctttttattgaaaaacacgtttaaaaaataagtcacggtaaatatgtaaccatttagaatctaatacgatcatttatattcttctgctttcatttagtaatagttactgatttttaaaaagcgtttttcaattaaaatacatgtcaagatcgcttaccttcttgcaagttctttctaatgctaaaaaaacgaactatagatgggTTCCAAATATGCTAACGTAACGTTATCTACTCATTAGATATGTCTGTTGTGTTTACAGTGCTATTCAATACTTACAGTTCGATCACTACTACGTCGCTGTTTACAAACACTCGCTTCCCTTAGAATCGGATGTCAAAGACAATATCAGTATTTTTTGAAACGCCGCACCAAATGGAATTGTTTATATTGCTCTTCGGACTAGGCCTAGCCACGGCCGAGTATAGCTTGGACTACGGACACATAGAAGCTTTCCTGAAAGAAAGAAAATCGGCACAGAAGACGAAGAATGGTCCACTTTTTCATATATCATCTCCAGTTGGCTGGCTTCGGGATCCGGCAGCGTTCATTTATTTCAAAAACCAATATCATATCTTCTACGAATATCATCCTAACAACGGCGCGTGGGGGGCTGTGAACTGGGGCCATGTGGTCAGTTCTAACCTGGTCGATTGGGCGCATTACCCTCCAGCGCTCGTGCCGAAAGACTACTATGAGAAACAAGGCTGCCTCGCCGGGAGTGCCATCATTCACGATCGCTATCTTACTCTATTCTACACTGGCTACGCGCTGAGGAACTCCAAAAGCTGGCAGACTCAAAACGTTGCTATCAGCACAGATGGAATCATCTTTCAGAAATACCTTTACAATCCAGTTATAAGGGAAGACTTGCATGGCGTCGGCAACTTCAGGAACCCTAAGGTGTGGAGGCATAGGAACAACACCTACATGATGCTTGGGACTACATCTAGAGAACAGCTCGGTAGGCTAGAACTTTACACCTCCGTTGACATGAACGTGTGGACGTTCAATAAGACCTTAGCGGAGTCCTACGGAGACATGGGTTTTATGTGGGAGAACCCCGACATGATCGATATGGACGGTATGGATGTTCTGATTTTATCCGTTCAAGGTATCCAGGCGGACTGCTTTAGATTCAAAAACATGTATCAGTCTGGCTATATTGTCGGGCACTTCGAATACGAAAAACTGGCTTTTGAGAACATGGAATTGTCTACAGCGACTTTTAACGAACTAGACCATGGTCATGACTTCTATGGCGTGAAGACTACAATAGGTCCTGATGGGAGGAGGCTTTTAATAGCTGGATTAGGAATGTCGAGCTTAGCAGAATCCCGGCACGGCTGGGCGAACATGCTCACCCTAGTGCGGGAGATACAGCTGAACAAAAAGGGAGAAATCCTCATGACGCCCGTCAGAGAAGTCAAACAGCTACGCAGAGAAATCCTCGAGCGCGCTTGGTATTCTCCTGGAGGCGCTTTCACGTCCGATACTAAATATTTCGAGCTGATTTTAAATACTACAACCGCCACTAGAGATGTAAGTATCACCTTCGAATGGGGTGATGGCAGTCAATTTAAAGTCGGATATTCATCTGAACATCGATATGTAACTGTTGATAGAGGGAGAGAGGATGGAGTGAGGCGCGCGGACTGGTCCCCCAAAGGAATCGTCTATTGGCGTATATTTATGGATTATTGCGCTGTGGAGGTCTATTGTGGGAACGGTGAAGTGGTATTCACAAGCAGGATACCTCTACCACGAGGTCGTGTGGTCGTTAAAGTGGGTGGAGAAACGATGGTCCACATCACGCAATATAAGCTCAGGCGGGGTGTTGGTTACAGTAGAATTTCGAGCAAGAAAATGAAGTATGAATATCGGAAGAAAGTTGAAAAGAAGGCGAAGACGAAGGCTAACAAAGTCGCTTTGGAAGATGCGTGAATTGGCAAAGTGACTGTTATGTTCGTCCGCGCTTGATAAGCAATTTTTGACTATTGTGATGAGAGCATGAACTTTTTATACAGTGTCGTCTCTTAAGGGTATGTGTGTAACCGGCATAGACTTAACCTTGATCCGGTTTTGTAAACTACAAGTCACAATTTTAAAAGTGTAATGTAACTTTAAGTCATGATTCGCTTGCTCTTGTCCGATTCAcctggggtcggcgcagcatgtctttttcttccataccccTCTGTCGCCtttcatctcatcattcaccgGCGTTCgattcatatcatctctcacacagtccatccaccttttatTCGCTTTTCCTTTCCTCCCTATTTAGCTTATTAGGATTAATGCTtcctccaattttttttaatgtggaACTGTTTTTGTCTGTTATTGTTAAGCTGCTACCTGAAACAAATTCCAAATAATTGGGTAGGTCTACTTTGACGTTCACTCACTGCActgattatatacctacttaaaagtgTTTAGAtttaagcggtatccagacgggactgatcaaatcgatcgatttgatcagaaatgaaattggcgtcaatctccaattcaatcaccaattttagatttatggtgatattagagccctctaaattgaaaaaatacccCAGAAcaaaaatactggcgtcacaaattggtattcttgcgtccccacctcattttatcgataatattggtcattatcgacggttgaattcggcgagccaaattggcgtttgcgtccgcaagtcctgattcgatcgggcaatttaatcagactggcgaaaaatttactatatAGTCAGGATAcgcctttaaatttttgttaaGTAGAATACCGTACGTGTTTCTGTAGGTTTCACTCCTGGGCATAGGCTTCCCATGGATGATCGAGTGATATTAAGCTGGGACACGAAACCAATTAGATCAATGGGTCTATAGTAGAACCTCGATATCCGATCCTCGACGGTCCAAATCTGCAATTATCCGAATGCTAAGTGCTGACTTAGGTTATTCAAATCCTCATTTACTTACCCGAACTTTTTTGAggtgttttatataaaatatacgtTAATTTTGTACgtcaaattttaatataatactgtttttatgtaaaaagatgttgtttttgtttgatcCCATCCCGGAAAACTCGTCTCGGTCctaattagagttagaccaagaaaagcctgcaacgattttgatagcaaacgcagtgcaagtattatttttatacgtcatcgtcattatttcatagaagtttgaaacttgtttgttcaaaaactgatgagaaagtttAATTTTGCCCACAAGAGTGGCAAGTAATTTGATTCAAATTTTGGCTTATTTCCTTATGTTGATTGttagaatttacttttaaatgatgactttgaatgataaatattttttcaccacaccggctcggaaaggcttactttgcacttcaaaaactgatagcaaagttgcattttattcacatgtgagacaaagtaatcaaatgcaaatttgatttggtttcttatgtttgctggtagaaatgacttttaaatgatgattttggatgataaatattgaataacattcatttggatttgatttggtttgattttgtttgatgttttacatttaatatttgcttcaggttggtgtggtgaaaaattttgtgtttcactcgggggcaaattttgtttaaccctcgtgctttgaaaccctcgcaacgctcaagattccatttttggaaccactcgctacgctcgtggttcaattttggaatctttcgcttgctcgggtatcaatattagcacgagcggttaaacaaaaactttgcccccttgtaaaacaaataactataataacgttcatttggatttgactTTGTTTTAcagttatcatcatcatcatatcagccttttatcgcccactgctgagcataggcctctcttccaGTAGTACTttagggagaccgaggtgagttgtgacagaggagagttggaacatcgtcgattttttggattctattaactagaaactaggtcgcaacagtgtgcgtttgttagctcgtaacttgtaCTCACAAACGCACGCTATTGCGACatttgcgacctagtttctagttaatagtttccaaaaaatcgacgatgttccaactctcctctgtcacaactcacctcggtctccctacAGCTATACTCCTCGCGTTAGTGATGTGAAAATTTTTCTGTTTAACACGGCTCGTAGTTAAATTTTGCtttctttcgcttgctcgggtctcaatgcacgagcggttaaacaacaacttttctTCCTTGTAAATAACTATTCAAAGCAATCAGCCATGTTTGTTTTTCTCAACAACAATGCTACAAATATCGTTTGCGGTCGGTAAAATTTAAATCCAGCCGATTCTCTAACAACATTGCCTTTACACCAGCAAATGTAACTTTGTCGTTTGTTTATTTCTCCAGAGaaaatagcccacgcagtgacgTGCGCAATCTTAGCGTCAAAGGAATATTTACGCACTAGGATGTCAAGTCAACTTGTCTGCCAAGACAAATAATCCGCCAACGTGCCCTGAACGCAAAATGGTTAACCCCTTActgcatgtaataaaaaaatatttgttgaaatttgaactttaacaaCTGTCAATAGAGTTAAATATCATATCCGCCATATATGGCTTTGTATGCGGTAAGGGGTAAACTTAattggaatatttttttacagaagGTATAATTATATGGTGCTAAATTACCGCCCTATATAGTATGGTAACTAGCCCTTTAAGTACGACGAGTACGtgcgtatgtcgaaaatttaaagggccatatactATAGCATTATACTAatatacacgtgcgaaaaggtaattcgcaacgagtggcgataaattaaaacacgtaGGGAGAATTTCCTAATTTCCGCACTTGCATCGTAGTGTATCTATTATTACGTCAGCAGTGAAAACCGATATGCATGATACCTacgaaatagtttttttttgtcaaatcaCTTTTGGTATCTGAGTACCTATACCTAGCTCGAAATCgaggtaaataaaatattcaacATTTTTCTCTTTGAGTGAAAAAGTTCTGAATCCTTTATTctccttcttcctggcgttatcccggcattttgccacggctcatgggagcctggggtccgcttgacaactaatcccatgatttgacgtaggcactagtttttacgaaagcgactgccatctgaccttccaacccagaggggaatctaggccttattgggattagtccggtttcctcacgatgtttt
The sequence above is a segment of the Cydia fagiglandana chromosome 9, ilCydFagi1.1, whole genome shotgun sequence genome. Coding sequences within it:
- the LOC134667228 gene encoding sucrose-6-phosphate hydrolase-like — protein: MSKTISVFFETPHQMELFILLFGLGLATAEYSLDYGHIEAFLKERKSAQKTKNGPLFHISSPVGWLRDPAAFIYFKNQYHIFYEYHPNNGAWGAVNWGHVVSSNLVDWAHYPPALVPKDYYEKQGCLAGSAIIHDRYLTLFYTGYALRNSKSWQTQNVAISTDGIIFQKYLYNPVIREDLHGVGNFRNPKVWRHRNNTYMMLGTTSREQLGRLELYTSVDMNVWTFNKTLAESYGDMGFMWENPDMIDMDGMDVLILSVQGIQADCFRFKNMYQSGYIVGHFEYEKLAFENMELSTATFNELDHGHDFYGVKTTIGPDGRRLLIAGLGMSSLAESRHGWANMLTLVREIQLNKKGEILMTPVREVKQLRREILERAWYSPGGAFTSDTKYFELILNTTTATRDVSITFEWGDGSQFKVGYSSEHRYVTVDRGREDGVRRADWSPKGIVYWRIFMDYCAVEVYCGNGEVVFTSRIPLPRGRVVVKVGGETMVHITQYKLRRGVGYSRISSKKMKYEYRKKVEKKAKTKANKVALEDA